Part of the Natronolimnobius sp. AArcel1 genome is shown below.
GCCAAAGTCCTCGAGTACAACGACACGATGACCCAACAGCAGATTGCAGACGAGACGCTGCTTCCCTCCCGCACCGTCCGCTACGCGCTGAACCGTCTCGAGGAAGAGAACGTAATCGACTCCCGGTTTTCGTTCTCGGATGCGCGAAAGCGCCTGTACACGCTCGATATCGAATCGTAATCGCAATCGCGTTTCTCCGCGCTCGCTTTCGGTTCTCCTCTCTACATTTCCGTTTTCGCTCGATCACGAGCGACACTGCAAACGTATCAGATTCACTTTCACTCCGGTCGCGGAACCCCTTTAGGCCCGACCCGCCAATGACCAGCAATGACGCGGGTTATCCACACGGGCGATACCCACATCGGGTACCAACAGTACAATTCGCCCGCGAGACGAGACGACTTTCTCGCAGCCTTCCGGCAGGTCGCCGAAGACGCCGTCGCAGACGATGTCGACGCCGTCGTCCACGCAGGCGACCTCTTTCACGACCGCCGGCCAGGACTGGTCGATCTCCAGGGCACCGTCGAGATTCTACGAACGCTCGAGGAAGCCGACATTCCTTTCCTCGCTGTCGTCGGCAACCACGAGGGCAAACGCGACGCCCAGTGGCTCGATCTCTTTGCTGATCTCGGCCTTGCAACGCGGCTTGGCCCACAACCCGAGGTCGTGGGCGACGTTGCACTCTATGGCCTCGATTTCGTCCCCCGCTCGAGACGCGAGGACCTCGAGTACGAGTTTGGGCCGGTTCCCGACGCAGCGGACCACGCGACGCTCGTCAGTCACGGGCTGTTCGAACCCTTCGCACACGCGGACTGGGATACTGCCCGGCTCCTTTCGGAGTCGACGGTCGAGTTCGACGTCGTGTTGCTCGGAGACAACCACAAACCGGACACTGCGGAGGTCCAAGACACCTGGGTCACCTACTGCGGGTCGACCGAGCGCGCGAGCGCTAGCGAGCGCGAGGATCGAGGCTACAACCTTGTCACCTTCGAGACTGACAGCGACGCGGACGACGCAGTCGCCATCAGCCGCCGCGCACTCACTGCCACCCGCGACTTCGAGTTCGTCGACGTCGACCTCGAGGAGGGGGAGGGAATCGACCGCGTCCAAGAGCGCGTTCGTGAGTACGACGTCGAAGATTCGGTTGTGATCGTCACGATCGAAGGCGACGGCAAGCCCGTTACACCCGCCGCAGTCGAGGAACTGGCAATCGATCGCGGCGCACTCGTTGCCCGCGTCAACGACCGACGCGACCTTCCCGACGAGGACGACGAGGTTTCAGTGAGCTTTGCAAACCCCGACGAGGCTGTCCGCGAGCGAGTTCGCGAGTTAGGACTTAGTAACGCCGCCCTCGAGATCGACAAAACGGTCCGTGATGACGACCTCGTCGACTCGAACGTCCGCGAGTCTGTCGAACGCCGCGTCCGAGAGTTGCTCGAGGACGATCAGTCTGCGTTCGACCCCGCGCCAGCGCGAACTCCGGATGACGAGGACGTGACGACAGTGGCAGACCAGCTTTCGGGCACCGAGTCCAACGCGACAGAACCCGAGCCGGCTGAAACAGCCGCCGAAGCCGAGCCAGAATCAGCGCCAGCCGCTGAGCCTACACCAGACCAAGACGATGTGACCACAGACGAGCGCGACTCCAGTGCAGCGGAAGCAGCGAGCGAGAACGTCGAACGTGCAGACGCAGAACAATCACAGCCGACTGACGAAGACGCCTCACTGGGTGATTTCGCATGAGAGTTGACCGCGTCCGCCTGCGGAACTTCAAGTGCTACGGCGACGCCGACCTCACCCTCGAGCGCGGTGTCACCGTCGTCCACGGCGTCAACGGCAGCGGCAAATCAACACTGCTCGAGGCGACCTTCTTCGCCCTGTATGGTTCGAAAGCCCTCGATGAGCGCACGCTTGATGACGTGATTACGACCGGCGAAGAAGAGACCGAGATCGAACTCTGGTTTACTCACGATGGGCGTGACTACCATATTGAGCGCCAGCTCAAACTGCGTGGCGACCGCGCGACGACGACGAAGTGCATCCTCGAGACGCCCGCAGAAACGATTGAAGGGGCACGCGATGTGCGCCGTGAGGTGACCGAACTGCTGCGCATGGATGCCGAGGCGTTCGTCAACTGTGCCTATGTCCGCCAGGGCGAGGTCAACAAGCTCATTCACGCCTCGCCAAGCGATCGCCAGGATATGATCGACGACCTCCTGCAACTGGGCGCACTCGAGGACTACCGTGAGCGAGCCAGCGACGCCCGCCTCGGGGTCAAATCCGTCCTCGACGGCCAGCGAGAGGTGCTCGAGGACGTTCGATCCCAGGTCGAGCGCAAGGAAGACAAAGACCTCCACGAGCGACTGAACGGCCTCGAGTCCCGGCGCACAGATATCACGAGTGAGATCGACCGGTTCGAAACCCAGCGCGACCAAGCCCGAGAAACGCTCGAGACTGCCGAAGACGTCCTCGAGCGCCACGACGAAACCCGCGACGAAATTGTAGAACTCGAAGAGGAGATTATCGACCTGCGGGGGAAAATCTCCGAAACCGAAGGGCAACGCGAGGACGCCAAAGACCGGATTCGCGACCTCGAGTCTGAACGCGAAGCGCTTGCTGAGGAACGCGAGGACGTACTCGAAACGGTCGACCTCGAGGGCGAGTCTGTCGATGCTCGTATCGAAGATCTTGAGGCGCGCGACGACGACTGTCGTGACGAGTTAGAGGAGGTCCGCGTCGCGATTACGGAAACCAACGGCGAGATCGAACGCCTGCGCGAGGAGGCAGACACGCTCGAGGAGCAAGCCGAAGATGCCCGCACGGAAGCAGCGAGTCTCAGCGAGCGAATCGAAGCCGACGAAGCGACGATTACAGATCGTGAGGAGAACATCGACGACCTGGCAGACGAAATTGCGACAGCACGCGAGCAATTCGAGGACGCCCCGGTCGCGTTCGGCGACGCCGCTTCGCACCTTGAAGACCTCGAGAACGACCGCGAGGCAGTGGTCAAGTCGATCAACGATGTGACCGCAGCGCGGAAAACTGTCGAACACGCCATCGAAGAGGGCGAACGCCTGCTCGAGGAGGGCAAGTGCCCGGAGTGTGGACAGCCCGTTGAGGACTCACCACATGTAGACGTCCTCGAGGAAAAACGAGCGGAACTCGCCACACACCGCGAGCGACTCGAGGAACTCGAGGCCGACTGCGAAGACATAGACGAGCGGATCGAGCGCGCCGAGGCTCTCCGCGAAGCCGAGCGCCAGGTCGACCGACTCGAGGAAAACCGTGAGAATATCGAGCAGTTACTTGCAGAGAAACGTGACGCCCTCGCCGACCGGCGTGACCAGCGCGAGTCGCTGCTGGCCGATGCCGAAACGCACGACGAACGTGCTGCCGAAAAGCGCGCCGAAGCGGACGAATTGGAAGACACCGTTGAGGACAAACGCACCGAACTCGGGACGATAAACGGCGAGCGAAGCGAGATCAAAGCCACCCTCGAGTCACTCACACGCGTATCAGAGATCGACGACGAGCGCACCGACCTCGAGGGTGAGATCGAAACGCTGCGCGAGCGCCGACAGAACTGGCAGCAACTCAACGATGAGCGCCGTGAGACGCTCTCGAGCAAACGTGAGCGAAAGCGTGACCTCGAGTCCGAATTTGATGAGAGCCGTGTCGAGACTGCCCGCGAGGACAAACAAAACGCCGAAAGCTATCTCGAGCAGGTCGACGCAAAACTCGAGGAGTTAGACGAACAGCGCACTGAAATCCAAAACGCTATCGGCGCGGTCGAAAACGAACTCGAGGAACTTGAGCGCTTGCGCGAGCGCCTCGAGGAACTCGAGGATCGCGCTCAGCAACTCGAGTCGCTCTATACCGAAGCAGAGACGCTCCAGACGACCTACGGCGAGTTGCGCGCGGAACTGCGCCAGCGAAACGTCGAGACGCTCGAGCGACTGCTCAACGAGACGTTCGAACTGGTCTATCAGAACGACTCGTATGCATCGATCGAACTCGATGGCGACTACCGCCTGACGGTGTATCAAAAAGACGGCGAGACACTCGAGCCCGAACAGCTCTCGGGCGGCGAGCGCGCGCTGTTCAACCTGAGTCTGCGGTGTGCGATCTATCGCTTGCTCGCGGAAGGCGTCGAGGGAACTGCGCCAATGCCGCCACTCATTCTCGACGAGCCGACGGTCTTTCTCGATTCGGGCCACGTGACACAACTCGTCTCGCTGGTCGAATCGATGCGCAAACTGGGTGTCGAGCAGATTGTCGTCGTCAGCCACGACGAGGAACTCGTCGGCGCGGCCGACTCACTCATCCGCGTCGAAAAGGATGCCACGTCGAACCGTTCGCAACTCGAGCGCGGTGAACCGCCCGAAGCGGCGTTGCTCGCGACTGAGTAAGCTCTTCAGGTACTCGAGTCTGGCGCTGTCGCTATCACGATTTCGCACGCAGCGTGCACTGAAAACCGTCGTCTGTTATCCGTCCTGTACTGGGTGTGTGTTCGCGATGGTCGCCGTGAGCGAGTCGTCGTCAGTGGCCCCGCGATCGTCCTCGGCGGCTCGAATTGTGTCGAGCGCTGTCTGACACTCATCTGTGAGTCGATAGCCACGCTCGCCGCCGATCTCAGTTTCGGCAATAAGATCGGCCGACGAGAGGACGGTCAACCGACCGTGTAAGTCGCTCTCACAGCACGTATCGGCCTCTAAGAGCGCGCGGACTGACAGCGGACCGCGGGCGTCGAGTTCGAGGAGCAATCCCAGCGATGTCTCATCGTGGACGTTCGTCACGAGCGTGCGAACGGCTGGCGAGATTGTCTGGGCGATGGTTTCGAATGCGCTTTCGTTGACCGACTCGAGGCGGTCGTTCTGGACGTAACACTCGTTTCCAGTTTCTGGGTCGCGAACGAGGCTGGCCTGTGTAGACTGTTTGAGCAAGAGATACCGCTTTCCCGTATCGTCCTGGACGGTTTTCATGGTGAGTCTGGTTCGTCCGGTACCCCTTGTTCGGGGACCTCGCTTGAAGGCTTTTCGCCAGTGTCATCTGGGGTGGCCGTCGTCGCTGCGTCGACCTCGTCATCTGCCTGCTCGTGCGAGTGCTTATAGTTCCTGTATCGTCGGAAGCCAAAGCCGAACAGCACGACACCGATCAACAGCAACGGGACGCCATAATCGGTCGCCCCCTCGAAGATGAGAAAGAGCGCGCCAAGCGATACCGCCAACACGGCAGCGTTGATGATGAGCACGAGCGCGACGAACGTCTCGAGGAGATCATCGGAAACTTCCGAGAAGTCGACATCTTCGAATTTTGTTGTAACGTCAGTCTCCGGTTCGGTGGATTCCCCCTCGATAACGCCTGGAATGTCGAGCGTATCGAGTTCATTATCTGATTTAAGATCCGCAAAGAGCCCGGACCCGGCATCTTCCGTCTGTACTTTCGGAATCGACGGCCCGATGTCGTCGTCCGTTCCGTCGGCTGTCTCGGACTCTCGAGCGCCATCGTCGGACCGATCACGGCTCACAGTAGTTCTCTCGGAGAGCGCCAAGAAAAGGATTCGCGTTCGCCATGACGCGAGGTGTGCGAGGTGCTCTCGGGTGAGATAGCAGTGCCGATCGCAAAACCGTGCTGCGATCGGTATCTCGCTTAACTCGAGTACGTCGGTCGTTAGATAACGTCCTCGAGCGTTAGCGTCTGGGATGTTTCGACCCAGGCAAGGGGGTTTTCCGCGTCATAGAAGACCACACCATCGTCAATCTCATAGGATTCGATCGTTTCGACGCCTTCGGGTTCACTACTCGGTTCACGCCCGTCCGCCGTGTCATCAGATATACGGGTGGACAACGTCGATCACCTATCGCTATGGTATGTGTTACCACATTATATGTCTTGTTGCTCCCGCAAGGTTGGCGGGCTCTGGGTGGGACTACTGCTGGGGCAGGCCTACGCCGACTCGAACACGGATTGCAGGGGTTTTTATCCAGCCGTTTCCAACTGCGATATCATGACTGAGGCGGGCCAGAGTGGACTTTCAGAGTTCGGCGACACGGCCGAGGACGGGGACGCACACGACCGGCCGGACGAGGAAGCGATGCACGTCGCCGGCAACGGCGCCTCGAGCGCTGTGGAAGTCATCGACGTACTTGAGGAAACGCTTCCGGAACCCACGGGCGAACTCGAACTCGCCGTGATGCAGGTCGATTACACCATCGCGGGCTACGGCGATGAGGAACGACCGATCATGCACGTGTTCGGGCGCACCGCCGAGAACGAACTCGAGCACGTCCAAATCGTTGGCTTTCGGCCCTATTTCTATGCGCCGACGGAGACCCTCGAGCGCCCGCCCGAAGAGGAGTACGACCGCCTAACCGACAGCGAAACGGAAGATGCGAACGGCGACCCCTACGAGAGTATCCGTGGCGAGGACCTCACGAAGATTTTCGGCCAGACGCCTCGCGACGTCGGGCAGATTCGTGATGACTTCGAGCACTACGAAGCCGATATCCTGTTCCCGAACCGGTTTTTGATCGACAAAGACGTCCAAAGCGGTATTCGCGTCCCGGAACGACGCGCTGACGACGACTCGCTCGTCGTTCCCCACACCGAAGTTGAGTCCGTCGACGTGGACGCCGACCCGCGCGTCCTGACGTTCGATATCGAGGTCGAGGACCGCCACGGCTTCCCCGAAGACGGCGAGGAGCCGATTGTCTGTCTGACCAGCCACGACTCCTACCGCGACGAGTACGTCATGTGGGTCTGTGCGGCTGAGAAGGGCGACGGTGAGATCCCTGCCGAAATCACTGACTACGAGCCAATCGAGGGCGCAATTGAGCACGAGGTTCGCGCCTTCGACGCAGAAGAAGCCATGCTCGAGGCATTCGTCGACTATATCGCTGATCAAAATGAAGCAGATCCAGATGTTATCACTGGTTGGAACTGTCTTCCAGCAGATAGTGACGTTCTCATGGCGGACGGGACCGAGAAAGAGATACAGGATATCGAAATCGGTGATACAGTAGTTGGGTCTGAATCACAGCAATCGAGCATCGCAGAAGTAACGAACAAGTGGGAAAGTGAGAAGGAGATTCTCGAATTCACGTTAGCTGATGGTACTTCCCTCCGATCGTCAGCCGAGCATCGCATAATGGTTGGGGGCGACGATGCTGTAGACTGGAAGGGGGGAAGCGAAATCGAATCTGGAGATTACGTACTCAAGCCGCGGAGACTCTCCGTCGAAAAGACGGTTGTTCCCACCCTTTCGGAACTCATTCCAATAGAGAACCAACGGTACGCTGACAAACAGACGGTCTCCGAATTCAAGACGGATCTCCCATACGGTGCTGTCACCGAGTTGGCCGACGAATTCGATGTCTCGACCGGAACGTTACACCATCCTCACACGACCGTCTGGACGCCGAAACGCTGTCGAGGTGCAGCGAGCCAGTACGACGTTCCCGTTCCAGACGGTGGCGTCGAATATCGGGGAACAGGTGTTGATCTCGAACGAAAAATTACACCTGACGAACTCTACTACGCCGGGCTGATCCTCACGGACGGATCAATGTCGCCAGATGATGGCGTTCGATTCTACAACACTCGAGAGGAACTCCACCGACAATTCCCCGGCGAAAATCACTTACAACCGGACGGAAAGGGATGTTACAAACAGAACGTACTGGACTATGCGACGATGTATGCCTTTAACGGACTCGGTGTTCCGTTTGGGAATAAAAACGACGGTCCCGTCGATCTCTCGACAATTTACGAAATGCCGTCCGAATACATCGGTCGCTTCTTAGCGGGTGCTATCGATGGCGACGGAAATATTGCGCAAAGCGGGATCACAGTTGCCGCCGAGAACCGGTCGATCGGTAAGTGGTACGTGAAGCTATTCAAGCGCCTTGGGATCTACGCGCAGCAACGAGAGAACGTCGTTAGAATTCCCGATGCGAAACGCGACATCGATCGACTGAAGGACTGCGTTCTCCCGTATATGAGCCATTCCGAAAAGAAAGACGCCCTCACGGAATTCGAGGGCGGCAAGAGTGGTCAAACCGAGAACATCCCATACGCGTTGTTCGAAGCAGATGTCGGGTCTGACGCAAAGCGGATCGGTAACGACAAACATCGGCGCGGTATTAACCTTAAACGTCACGAGACACACTCTGAGGAGTGGGAAGAGTACGTCTTCGTTGAGGTAACGGACGTTTCGGTAACTGGCACTGAGACGACCTACGACATCGAAACGACGACGCACAACTTCATCGCTGAAGGGTGTCTGGTCCACAACTGCGATGATTTCGACGCACCATATCTCTTAGATCGACTCGAGGAGCTTCAGGGCCCACATCACGATTACAACCTCGAGATCGACCGCCTCTCCCGCGTCGATGAGGTCTGGCGCAGCAACTGGGGCGGTCCCGACATCAAAGGTCGCGTTGTCTTCGACTTGCTGTATGGCTATCAGCGGATGGTCTTCTCCGAACTCGATTCGTATCGCCTCGACGCTGTCGGCGAGTCCGAACTCGGCGTTGGGAAGGAGCGCTACACTGGCGATATCGGCGACCTCTGGGAGGACGATCCGACGCAACTGCTCGAGTACAACCTTCGGGACGTCGAACTCTGTGTCGAACTCGACCGCCAGCAGAACATCATCCCGTTCTGGGACGAGGTGCGTTCTTTCGTTGGCTGCAAACTCGAGGACGCCCCGACCCCGGGCGACGCGGTGGACATGTACGTCCTGCATCAGGCCTACGGCGAGTTTGCACTGCCCTCGAAGGGCCAGCAGGAGGCGGGTGAGGAGTACGAGGGCGGGGCCGTCTTCGAGCCGATTACGGGCGTCAAAGAGAACGTCACGGTGCTCGACCTGAAGTCACTGTACCCGATGTGTATGGTGACGATCAACGCCAGCCCGGAGACGAAGGTCGATCCCGACGAGTACGACGGGGAGACCTACGAAGCGCCCACGGGGACGCACTTCCAGAAAGAGACCGACGGCGTGAACCGGACGATGATCGAGGAACTGCTCGCCGAGCGCGAGGAGAAAAAGGCACTCCGAAACGAGCACGAACCCGGCTCACTCGAGTACGAGCAGTATGACCGCCAGCAAGGAGCTGTCAAGGTAATTATGAATTCTTTGTATGGTGTGTCAGGGTGGGAACAATTTCGATTATATGATAAAGAAGCAGCGTCCGCAATCACCGCGACCGGCCGCGACGTCATCGAGTTCACCGAAACGGCAGCGAACGAGTTGGACTACACCGTTGCCTACGGCGACACCGACTCGGTTATGCTCGAGCTTGGTCAAGACGTTCCCAAAGACGACGCCCTCGAGCAATCGTTCGATATTGAGGAGTACATTAACGGGCGCTACGACGACTTCGCGCGCGAAGACCTGAACGCCGAGGAACACCGCTTCCAGATCGAGTTCGAGAAACTCTACCGGCGCTTTTTCCAGGCCGGCAAGAAAAAGCGCTACGCTGGCCACATCACCTGGAAGGAGGGCAAAGACGTCGACACCATCGACATCGTCGGCTTCGAGTACCAGCGCTCGGACATCGCGCCGATCACCAAGGAAGTCCAGCACAAGGTCATCGAGATGGTTGTCAGAGACGGCGACATCGAGGGAACGAAGGAGTACGTCAACGGCGTCATCGAAGATGTGCGAACGGGCGATATTAGCCTCGAGAACATTGCCATCCCCGGCGGCATCGGCAAGCGATTGGACAACTACGACACCGACACGGCTCAGGTTCGGGGTGCGAAGTACGCGAATCTCTTGCTTGGGACGAACTTCCAGCGCGGGAGCAAGCCCAAACGGCTCTACCTCGAGCGCGTCGATCCTGCCTTCTTCCGACATATGGAGGACGAAGAGGGGCTCAACCCACAGCATGATCACCTCTATGGTGCGTTCAAACGCGATCCCGACGTGATCTGTTTCGAGTACGACGACCAGATTCCAGACGAGTTCGAAGTCGACTACGACACCATGCTCGAGAAAACGCTCAAGGGCCCAATCGAGCGCATTCTCGAGGCACTCGGGGTCTCGTGGGACGAAGTGAAAAGCGGACAGGAACAAACAGGCCTCGGCAACTTCATGTGAGCATTTGGTGGGGCGAAATTACGTTCCACATTCATCCGTGCGGCTCTGTCGAACACGTTCGGGCACACATACAATCGTCTCCCGCTCCGAATTCGATTTTCGCTTTCGAAAACTTATTTTGCTCTTGTGAGACCGTATCCAATTGGATACGAAACCGTTATCAGGCCAACGACCTACCGTTCACACGACAGAGTACTATGGCACGTCTCGAACTACGCAACCTGCACGCAGAAGTGGCGGAGGGCGACGAGAAGATTCTCGAGGGTGTTTCCCTTGAGGTCGAATCAGGCGAAATTCACGCTCTGATGGGACCAAACGGTTCCGGGAAGTCGACGACGGCCAAGGTCATCGCTGGCCACCCGGCCTACGAGGTTACCGACGGTGAGGTACTAGTTCACCTCGAGGACGACGAGTTCGGTGCGGACATCGAAATCGACGAAGACCAGCGCACCTGGAACCTGCTCGACCTCGAGCCGAACGAGCGCGCGGCACTCGGTATTTTCCTCGCGTTCCAGTACCCAGCCGAGATTGAGGGCGTCACGATGACGAACTTCCTGCGCACGGCACTCAACGCCAAAATCGAAGAGCGCGAAGAGCTGTTCGAGGACGATGAGGGTGTTGAGGAAGACGACGAAGACGACGGCTTCGAGACCTCGCCGATGGAAGGTCCGGCAGACGACGGCGAAGTCGGCGTTGCCGAGTTCCAGCAGATCCTTCAGGAGAAAATGGAACAGTTGGACATGGACGAAAAGTTCGCCCAGCGCTATCTCAACGCTGGCTTCTCCGGTGGGGAGAAAAAGCAGAACGAAGTGCTGCAGGCAGCCATCCTCGAGCCGTCGGTCGCCGTTCTCGACGAGATCGACTCCGGGCTCGACATTGACCGACTGCAGGACGTTTCGAACGGCATCAACGCACTGCGCGACGAGCAGGGCACCGGTGTCCTCCAGATTACGCACTACCAGCGCATCCTTGATTACGTCGAGCCGGATCACGTCCACGTCATGCTCGACGGTCAGATCGCCAAAAGCGGCGGCCCAGAACTCGCTGAAGAACTCGAGGACAAGGGATACGATTGGGTCCGCGACGAGGTCTACGGCACCGCGTAACCGAATTCGGCTAGAACAACGGTAATAACCCTACAGCCGTAACCATATACACAATCAAATTATGAGTTCCGAACAAGATCACCTCAAAGAAACTGACACTGAAGCGCGGTTCGAGTTCAAAAAGGAAGAACGCTCGGCCGTCAAGTCGGATAAGGGCCTCACCGAAGAGGTCGTCCGACTGATCAGCGAAGACAAAGACGAGCCAGACTGGATGCTCGAGCGACGCCTCCGCGCGCTCAAGCAGTACCACAACATGCCGATGCCGACCGACTGGCCTGGCCAGCCGGACCTCACCGAACTCGATATCGAAGAGATCGTCCCGTATATCCGCCCGGATGTCGACAAGCGCGAAGGCGTCGACGATTGGACGGAGCTGCCTGACGAGATCAAAGACACGTTCGACAAACTGGGTATTCCAGAAGCCGAAAAGAACGCCCTCTCGGGCGTCGGCGCCCAGTACGAGTCTGAGGTCGTCTATCAGAACATGCAAGAGCAGTGGGAAGAGAAGGGCGTGGTCTTCATGAACATGGACCGCGCGGTCAAAGAGCACCCAGAGCTCGTCAAAGAGTACTTCATGACGACCTGTGTCCCGCCAAGCGACAACAAGTTCGCCGCACTCCACGGTGCTGTCTGGTCCGGTGGGTCGTTCGTCTACGTCCCCGAAGACGTCACCGTCGAGATGCCAGTGCAGGCGTACTTCCGGATGAACTCGGAAGGGATGGGCCAGTTCGAGCACACGCTCATCGTCGCCGAAGCAGGCTCGGAAGTCCACTACATCGAGGGCTGTTCCGCACCGAAATACGGTGCCCACAACCTCCACTCGGGCTGTGTCGAGGTCTTCGTCGACGAAGACGCCCACGTTCAGTACTCGACCGTCCAGAACTGGTCGAAGAACACGTTCAACCTGAACACCAAGCGCGCCATCTGTGAAGCAAACGGCACGATGGAGTGGGTCTCGGGCTCGATGGGCTCGAAGGCCACCATGCTCTATCCGTGTACGATCCTCAAGGGTCGCGGCGCGACTGACACCCACATCACCATCGCCTTCGCGGGCGAGGGACAGAACATCGACACCGGCGCGAAAGTCTACCACAACGCGCCCGAGACGAGTTCGACCATCGAGTCGAAATCGATCTCGAAAGACGGCGGCCGCACCAACTACCGCGGCCTCGTCCACATCGCCGACGGTGCCGAGAACTCCTCCACTGCAGTGGAGTGTGACGCCCTGATGTTCGACAACGAATCCACCTCGGACACCATGCCGTACATGGAAATCGAGGAGTCGAAAGTCGACGTTGCCCACGAGGCGACCGTCGGCAAGATCGGCGACGAGGACATCTTCTATCTCCAATCGCGCGGACTTGAC
Proteins encoded:
- the sufB gene encoding Fe-S cluster assembly protein SufB; this encodes MSSEQDHLKETDTEARFEFKKEERSAVKSDKGLTEEVVRLISEDKDEPDWMLERRLRALKQYHNMPMPTDWPGQPDLTELDIEEIVPYIRPDVDKREGVDDWTELPDEIKDTFDKLGIPEAEKNALSGVGAQYESEVVYQNMQEQWEEKGVVFMNMDRAVKEHPELVKEYFMTTCVPPSDNKFAALHGAVWSGGSFVYVPEDVTVEMPVQAYFRMNSEGMGQFEHTLIVAEAGSEVHYIEGCSAPKYGAHNLHSGCVEVFVDEDAHVQYSTVQNWSKNTFNLNTKRAICEANGTMEWVSGSMGSKATMLYPCTILKGRGATDTHITIAFAGEGQNIDTGAKVYHNAPETSSTIESKSISKDGGRTNYRGLVHIADGAENSSTAVECDALMFDNESTSDTMPYMEIEESKVDVAHEATVGKIGDEDIFYLQSRGLDDDDAKKMIVAGFIEPITEELPIEYAVELNRLIELEMEGSLG